A single window of Gossypium hirsutum isolate 1008001.06 chromosome A10, Gossypium_hirsutum_v2.1, whole genome shotgun sequence DNA harbors:
- the LOC107895390 gene encoding uncharacterized protein yields MGDFWSLWEGHNPLFVWRSICAAKGLLARGIRWQLDVDDDTFYVASSTLPGLESLRVTDLLQLIGSAWDVDLIDGLMVPSDIIRILQIPVSLFHTRDRLIWHYEKHGTYTVNSAYRLAFNMFESTRYLVVDGPWLKLWNSTLPPKLKILFGAVFVALPTRCRLAERGCMVLTSCVRCGGQENVDHVFLSCTIVVAICGLAGVVLPASGRLYGKCCYHLVEFVVFSKLGPLEECGYGWPSNPRLCHSVLIRLTCFTCGSRSSAIAALLAARSCRSWSPPLERAFKCNVDSASFSAQQQTEFANVLRDARGSFIKAFSGSCPALLYPRLAEAFTVREALSWLKSEDYLQVILEGDCMQIFSALCTASPNFSEFGVLLEDCHFLQTYFQSLTFCSLRRSSNRAAHKLARALFHANSSILLFQHVFSMVYILKKNGDDLLRALKVLRCKHNVKN; encoded by the exons ATGGGTGATTTTTGGTCTTTGTGGGAGGGTCATAATCCCTTGTTTGTATGGAGGAGTATTTGTGCGGCCAAGGGTTTGCTCGCTCGTGGCATTAGATGGCAA CTTGATGTTGATGATGATACTTTTTATGTCGCATCGAGTACACTTCCTGGTTTGGAGTCGTTGCGTGTGACGGACCTTCTTCAACTGATTGGTTCTGCTTGGGACGTTGATCTTATCGACGGCTTGATGGTTCCATCAGACATCATTCGTATTCTTCAAATACCGGTTAGTTTATTCCACACTCGTGATAGGCTTATTTGGCATTATGAGAAGCATGGTACTTACACCGTTAACTCTGCTTACCGTCTCGCCTTTAATATGTTTGAGAGTACCCGTTATCTTGTCGTCGATGGGCCATGGCTTAAATTATGGAATTCTACCCTCCCTCCAAAGTTAAAGATTTTGTTTGGCGCTGTCTTTGTGGCTTTGCCGACTCGTTGTCGATTAGCCGAAAGGGGCTGCATGGTTCTGACTAGTTGTGTCCGTTGTGGAGGGCAAGAGAATGTTGACCATGTTTTTCTTTCTTGTACGATAGTGGTGGCTATTTGTGGGTTGGCGGGTGTTGTTTTGCCTGCTTCGGGG CGGCTATATGGAAAATGTTGCTATCATCTTGTGGAGTTTGTGGTATTTTCGAAACTTGGTCCTTTGGAAGAATGCGGTTACGGATGGCCCTCAAATCCTCGCCTTTGCCACTCGGTTTTGATCCGACTGACTTGCTTCACATGTGGCTCACGGTCAAGTGCAATTGCCGCCCTCCTTGCGGCAAGATCCTGTCGTTCATGGTCACCACCTCTAGAGAGAGCCTTTAAATGTAATGTCGATTCTGCTTCTTTTTCTGCTCAACAGCAGACTGAGTTTGCTAATGTGTTGCGGGATGCTCGAGGGTCATTTATCAAGGCTTTCTCGGGTTCCTGTCCAGCGTTATTGTATCCTCGGCTAGCTGAGGCGTTTACGGTTCGGGAGGCTCTATCTTGGCTCAAATCGGAGGACTATTTGCAAGTGATTCTTGAAGGTGATTGTATGCAGATATTTTCTGCTCTTTGTACGGCTTCGCCAAACTTTTCAGAATTTGGAGTTCTTTTAGAGGATTGCCATTTCTTGCAGACGTATTTTCAAAGTCTCACGTTTTGCTCGCTTCGAAGGTCTTCCAATCGGGCCGCTCACAAGCTTGCACGAGCCTTGTTTCATGCGAATTCGTCTATTCTACTATTCCAGCATGTATTTTCGATGGTTTACATTCTGAAG